A genomic segment from Lytechinus variegatus isolate NC3 chromosome 10, Lvar_3.0, whole genome shotgun sequence encodes:
- the LOC121423220 gene encoding mucin-2-like, which yields MGASVSGSNGIHNGGQWAWRAHQTTIQPPPQYSSLYPDPNGNCIRPTTSSNCSTNPNNAASTTGGSGRAGSAATTPTGTVTSTPPSEHRTLQRPQRLTPPLLLRCSPSSDRHVHHHHHTHYRQSTHCPSPSPSGQSCRTPTPVEHRPALTSPGQSLTGQQTVRSPTTPQNPPSRRASPQDNHACREHQLSSPSSQQVHLFHHQHPLHLPLKQSPLTGPSTLPSSSRRSYHSSLPSTPLLESVDESRNTSDCV from the coding sequence ATGGGTGCTTCAGTTAGCGGTTCGAACGGAATACACAATGGTGGTCAGTGGGCATGGCGTGCACACCAAACGACCATTCAGCCTCCACCGCAGTACTCCTCACTCTATCCTGATCCGAATGGGAACTGCATTCGCCCTACAACGAGCTCAAACTGCAGTACAAACCCCAACAACGCAGCCAGCACGACAGGGGGATCCGGGCGAGCAGGTTCGGCGGCAACCACACCGACAGGTACTGTCACCTCAACGCCTCCTTCAGAACATCGTACTCTGCAGCGCCCTCAGCGGTTAACCCCACCTCTCCTTTTACGCTGTTCTCCGTCTTCAGATCGACAcgtccatcaccatcatcacactCACTACCGACAGAGCACACACTGTCCATCACCTTCACCTTCAGGTCAGTCGTGTAGGACACCAACGCCGGTAGAGCATCGACCAGCTTTGACTTCACCCGGACAATCATTGACTGGCCAACAAACAGTACGGTCTCCGACTACGCCACAGAACCCGCCATCTCGTAGAGCATCACCGCAAGATAACCACGCCTGCCGAGAGCATCAgttatcatcaccgtcatcacaGCAGGTCCATCTATTTCACCACCAGCATCCTTTGCATCTTCCTCTTAAGCAAAGCCCGCTGACTGGTCCAAGCACACTTCCGTCATCCTCAAGAAGATCCTACCATTCCTCTTTACCATCTACACCTTTACTAGAAAGTGTGGATGAATCCAGGAATACAAGTGATTGTGTGTGA